A genome region from Phoenix dactylifera cultivar Barhee BC4 chromosome 18, palm_55x_up_171113_PBpolish2nd_filt_p, whole genome shotgun sequence includes the following:
- the LOC103724253 gene encoding sucrose synthase 6-like → MHALIEMYELTGQIRWIKAQNDRVRNGELYRCIADTKGAFYSGMPALYEAFGLRVIEAMNCGLPIFAANQGGPADIIVDGVSGFHINPNNGEEYSNKIADFFEKCQEDNAYWNKVSTAGLQRIYECYPWKIYSTKALNMESVHGFWRIRSKPNSDISRCSAPSSSEIWGVPGRYNK, encoded by the exons ATGCATGCACTGATTGAGATGTACGAATTGACAGGTCAGATAAGATGGATTAAGGCACAGAATGATCGGGTTCGAAATGGTGAGCTATACCGCTGCATTGCTGATACTAAGGGAGCTTTTTATTCAGGTATG CCTGCTCTGTATGAAGCATTTGGGCTTAGAGTCATAGAGGCGATGAACTGCGGCCTGCCGATCTTTGCTGCGAACCAAGGAGGACCTGCAGATATTATTGTTGATGGAGTTTCTGGATTCCATATCAATCCCAACAATGGAGAGGAATATAGTAACAAGATTGCAGATTTCTTCGAGAAATGCCAGGAGGACAACGCTTACTGGAATAAGGTGTCGACAGCCGGGCTCCAACGGATATATGAGTG CTACCCTTGGAAGATATATTCAACCAAGGCATTGAACATGGAGTCAGTCCATGGCTTCTGGAGGATAAGAAGCAAGCCAAACAGCGATATATCCAGGTGCTCTGCGCCCTCCAGTTCAGAAATTTGGGGAGTTCCAGGAAGAtacaataaataa
- the LOC103723621 gene encoding protein indeterminate-domain 5, chloroplastic-like, which produces MAAASSSAPFFGIREEEHHNKQQHLQQQQSSSTPGSSAPAASQPPPPPQKKKRNLPGNPNPDAEVIALSPKTLLATNRFICEVCNKGFQREQNLQLHRRGHNLPWKLRQKNPKEQRRRVYLCPEPTCVHHDPSRALGDLTGIKKHFCRKHGEKKWKCDKCSKRYAVQSDWKAHSKTCGTREYRCDCGTLFSRRDSFITHRAFCDALAQESARIPTGLSTIGSHLYGNSSMSLGLSQVNSQMSSLQDQNHPSADLLRLGGSGGGTQFDHLNRSSFRQPQPPHSSPFFLGGGSSQGFNDDPQSTHPLLQSKPFHGLMQLPDLQANSNNASSSSSAAATAANLFNLSFFSNGGSTSTMNNSNNTGNQNTNLLISDHFNNGNGSSEPTTLFSGNLMSDHMASGISSLYNTSMHNESSVPQMSATALLQKAAQMGATNSGGSGGSLLRGFGSSFFNGSKAAGFHVTFSGGGGGGGGESSRSQVENENHFQDLMNSLANGSTGIFSGGHEQQTGFGGFDPGLCNMDDGKLHPNLLPSGIGGSDRLTRDFLGVNSMVRSMGGGISPREQHLGIDVGSLDSEMKSGSSARSFGGGNL; this is translated from the exons ATGGCAGCGGCCTCGTCGTCGGCACCCTTCTTTGGAATCAGGGAGgaagaacaccacaacaaacaGCAGCATCTTCAGCAGCAGCAATCGTCGTCCACTCCGGGCTCCTCCGCACCTGCTGCTTCTCagccaccaccacctcctcaaaagaagaaaaggaatctCCCAGGAAATCCAA ATCCAGATGCCGAGGTGATAGCACTGTCGCCCAAGACGCTCCTCGCAACAAATCGTTTCATCTGCGAGGTTTGCAACAAAGGATTCCAGCGGGAGCAGAACCTTCAGCTGCACCGACGCGGCCACAACCTACCATGGAAACTGCGTCAGAAGAACCCCAAGGAGCAGCGGCGCCGGGTGTACCTCTGCCCGGAGCCGACCTGCGTCCACCATGACCCGTCGCGTGCCCTCGGCGACCTCACCGGCATCAAGAAGCATTTCTGCCGCAAACACGGCGAGAAGAAGTGGAAGTGCGACAAGTGCTCCAAGCGCTATGCCGTGCAGTCGGACTGGAAGGCCCACTCTAAGACCTGCGGCACCCGCGAGTACCGCTGCGACTGCGGCACCCTCTTCTCCAG GCGCGACAGTTTCATCACTCACAGAGCCTTCTGCGATGCGTTAGCACAAGAGAGCGCGAGGATTCCGACAGGCCTGAGCACCATTGGCAGCCATTTATATGGGAACAGCAGCATGAGTTTGGGCCTCTCCCAAGTTAATTCCCAAATGTCCTCCTTACAAGACCAAAACCACCCATCCGCCGACCTCCTCCGCCTCGGAGGAAGTGGTGGTGGGACGCAATTTGACCACCTCAATCGTTCCTCCTTCCGTCAGCCTCAGCCCCCACATTCCTCTCCCTTCTTTCTTGGTGGTGGCTCAAGCCAAGGCTTCAATGACGACCCTCAATCCACTCATCCCTTGCTCCAAAGCAAGCCCTTCCATGGCTTGATGCAACTCCCTGATCTCCAAGCCAACAGCAATAATGCCTCATcttcctcctcggctgctgccaCTGCTGCCAATCTTTTCAATCTCAGCTTCTTCTCTAATGGTGGCAGCACGAGCACCATGAACAATAGCAACAACACTGGCAACCAAAACACCAATCTGCTGATCTCCGATCACTTTAACAATGGGAACGGAAGTAGTGAACCAACGACCCTCTTCTCGGGAAATCTCATGAGTGATCACATGGCCTCGGGCATATCTTCTCTGTATAACACCTCAATGCACAATGAATCTTCAGTACCCCAGATGTCGGCAACTGCACTACTTCAGAAGGCTGCCCAAATGGGTGCGACCAACAGTGGCGGCAGCGGTGGCTCCTTGCTTAGAGGATTTGGCAgctctttcttcaatggatcaaaAGCCGCTGGTTTCCATGTCACATttagtggtggtggtggtggtggtggtggagagaGCTCAAGGTCTCAGGTAGAGAATGAGAACCATTTCCAAGACCTTATGAACTCCCTCGCCAATGGGAGCACTGGAATATTTAGTGGAGGACATGAACAACAGACTGGGTTTGGTGGCTTCGATCCAGGCTTGTGCAACATGGATGATGGCAAGTTGCACCCGAACCTACTGCCCAGCGGCATCGGAGGGTCCGATAGATTAACCAGGGACTTTCTTGGGGTGAACAGCATGGTCAGAAGCATGGGGGGAGGGATATCTCCAAGGGAACAGCATCTTGGTATCGACGTAGGCTCCTTGGATTCAGAAATGAAGTCTGGTTCCTCGGCTCGATCATTTGGCGGAGGAAATCTGTGA